The Candidatus Glassbacteria bacterium region CATATTTAAAATCTTTTATTTCGATCATAGAATATTCGCAGTGATGTATCTCCAAAGTTATCCTGAACAATCTGTCAAAACATTGATAGATATCCCCGAGTGTGTCCAATAATTCATCGTGAAATAATTCCATCGCTTTTTGACACTCTTCAAAACAGTCAAAATCCTTTGCTCCGTAGACTTTTGTAATATAAAATCCTCTTATGACGTCCATCATTTTTATCCTAGCCAACCCCCAATTACTACCTAAAAAGAATTTGTATTCATCTAGTTCAAAATCCGATAAAAACTTTTGTGTGTCATCCCAATCATGGTGTGCTGCGAGTTTATTTCTGATTTTTTTTAGAGTTGATCCTTTAGTATCTTTACTTAGAATTCTTGACAGTATTTCCCTGTCCTCAACGGAGAAATATTCTTCTACTCTATCCTTTAGGCTTATATCATTTCGACAAGCTTTTTTTATCGTTCTAATAAATTCAAACGCTTTTCCAGCCGCCATGATAAGTAAAGATAGATTTTGATCGTTGCTAAGTTGCTGATTTAACTCATCCTGTTGAGGATTCCCTAAGAAGCAAATTATCTTATGCAAAGTATTTAAATCATTCACAAAACAACCCAACTGAGTTAGTATGACCCTTTCATTCAATGGGATTTTTTGAAATTGTTTGGTTTCTATACAAATAGAAAATAATTGAAGATTCATATCCTTAATTTCTCCATGAAATTATGATCACTTCCCCAGCGTCCTTTTAAACCACTCGATCTCCATCTTCCTTATTTCCTCGCGGCTGGGTGAGACCACCGCGTCTTTCGGATTTGGCGGGTAGCCGTGGTCCGCGTTTTTCACCCGGATAAACTCGCTCTCCACGCCCGCTTTTTGCAGGGCCTCGTACAGATACTCCGACTGCTCGATAATCACGATCCCGTCGTGCTCGCCGTGGATAATCAGCATCGGCGGGTCAGCGGGGTCCAGGTAAGTTATCGGGTTGGCCTGGGCAACCAGCTCGGGCACCAGTGTCACCTGACGGCCCAGCCACAGGGACTCGGGCGAGTCGGGAGTCAGGTGCCGCATCCGGCCCGGGGCGTCCTCCATGCGCAGGAAATCGACGGGGCCGTAGTGGTCCACCACCGACTGGACGCTGCTGGAGTACTCGAGGTGCCCCTCGTGTCCCTCCAGCCACGGGTCGCCGCCGGAGGTGCCGAGCAGGGCCACCAGGTGCCCGCCGGCGGACTCGCCGACAATCCCGATCCGCGCCGGGTCGATCCCGTATTTTTCTGCGTTGGCCCGCACCCAGCGGATCGCCCGTTTGCAGTCGTAGACCCCGGCGGGAAACCGGGCCACGCCGGAGAGCCGGTAGTTGATACTCACGCCCACGAACCCCTCCCGGGCGAAGCCCAGCGCCCGGTTTGCCGACTTGCGGCCGTTGCGCCACGCGCCGCCGTGGATATGGACAATCGCGGGAGCAAGCGAGTCAGAGTCGTTACTGTAGGCGATATCCAGTTTCAGTTCGTAGCCGTCGGCGTTACCGAACACGATATCGCGCTCGAGCGTGATCCCGTCGATTTCCTCGAACGAGGCGGCGAACCCCCCAGCGGCGCATACCATCAGCGCAACAAGCAGATGAACGGCGGGGTGGAATCTGCGCAGGATAGTCATCGGATTGTCCTTTCTTTGATGGTACTGTAACATCTCCCGCCCCCGATTTGTCGAGCCCCCCCCTTTGCTAAGGGAGAATTGCTCTGTCCCTGTTTTGGGCCGCACGGCTGACGGAGTTTCGAGGTTTCACATCTCCCTTAACAAAGGGGGAAACAGGGGGTTGTTCTGTTACCAGAGCCAAAAGCTAACGGAAAATCAGTTTTTCGATCTCGTCCATTTTCTCGCCCCGGCGCAGCAGCGGCTCGATAAACCGTTTGTGGGTCGGGTCGATCCAGGCCATTACCACTTTGCAGGAGCGCTGCGGGGTGAGCGTGGCGCCGGACGGCTCGGCGGGCACCAGCACGGTGTCGCCCTTGATTGCGGCTACCTCCTCCTCGCCGTCCTCGCCGGTCACGTTCATCGCGCCCTCGACCACGGTCAGCACGGCGAAAGACCGCCCGCCGGTGTCGAGACGGAAGGTGCTCTCCAGTTCGAGGATGGCGGCGCTGAAATACCGGCAGCT contains the following coding sequences:
- a CDS encoding alpha/beta hydrolase: MLQYHQRKDNPMTILRRFHPAVHLLVALMVCAAGGFAASFEEIDGITLERDIVFGNADGYELKLDIAYSNDSDSLAPAIVHIHGGAWRNGRKSANRALGFAREGFVGVSINYRLSGVARFPAGVYDCKRAIRWVRANAEKYGIDPARIGIVGESAGGHLVALLGTSGGDPWLEGHEGHLEYSSSVQSVVDHYGPVDFLRMEDAPGRMRHLTPDSPESLWLGRQVTLVPELVAQANPITYLDPADPPMLIIHGEHDGIVIIEQSEYLYEALQKAGVESEFIRVKNADHGYPPNPKDAVVSPSREEIRKMEIEWFKRTLGK